TTAAGGCTACTAATTATCTCTATGCTCTAGCAGTTAGCCCCAATGGAGAATACGTAGCAACAGGGGGATATGATGACAGTATTTCCCTGTGGAATATGTCTACTGGACAGAAAATCAAAACATTAACGGGTCATAGTGGAGATATTGCGTCCTTAGCTTTCAGTCCAGATGGTAATTTTTTAGCTAGTGGTAGTTTAGATGAAACTATCAAGATTTGGGATGTCAATACAGGGAACAATCTTCAAACTTTAGCGGCAAACACTGGCTCCATATATACTTTAGCTTTTCACCCTACTAATAGTGATATTTTGGCAAGTGGAAGTAAAGATAAAACGATTCGTTTGTGGAACGTAAAATCTGGTAAATTAATGCAGACTTTGCGAGGTCATAGTGATATCGTATCTTCCTTAGCTTTTAGTCCCGATGGTCAGGCGATCGCCAGTGCAAGTAAGGATAAAACGATTAAAATTTGGAATGTGACAAAGGGAGAAGTCAGCCGTACCATTGCTCAACATTCTGCTAGGGTAAATACGGTGATTTTCCTCAGGGGAGAAAATTCCTTGATGTTAGCTAGTGGTAGCCATGATGAGACAATTAGGTTTTGGGATGCCAATACTGGAGCAGAGATAAAACTAATAAAAGGGGATAATTCTGGGAGAATTCACGCTATCGCTGCTAGTCCCGATGGTAAAATACTTGTCAGTGGCGGTTCTGCTGGTAATACTCTAAATCTTTGGCAGATGAAATTTTAGGATTGAGGCTGAATCATAATCACTACTATCATTATTTAGCACCATTGAAAAAATGCCGTGGACTTCTCTCCATGCAAAAATCCATCGCACAATCCGCGATCGCCATCTAATTACCCAGAATCAGCGTCTACTAGTTGCAGTTTCCGGTGGGCAGGATTCCCTATGTTTAATTCGTTTACTTTTGGATTTACAATCAAAATGGGGTTGGTATATCAGCATTGCCCATTGTGATCATTGTTGGCGTGCAGATTCAGCAGCTAATGCCCATCATGTAGAAAATCTCGCCCAATCTTGGCAAGTACCCTTTCATTTAGCAACTGCCACAGAAGCCATCAACACAGAAGCAGCAGCCAGAAATTGGCGATATCAAGTACTAACAGAAATTGCCCAAGCATCCGAATATCAATATATAGTTACAGGTCATACCCAGAGCGATCGCGCCGAAACACTGCTGTACAATTTAATGCGAGGCAGTGGTGCAGATGGTTTACAAGCTCTGGCTTGGCAACGTCCCCTGACAGCAAACATTTTTCTGATTCGTCCCTTACTCGCAATCACCCGCAGGGAAACTGCCCAATTTTGCCAAGATTACCAATTACCTATCTGGGAAGACTCTACAAATCAAGATACCAAGTATGCGCGTAATCGCATTCGCCAAGAACTATTACCATATTTACGAGAAAATTTCAACCCCAACCTAGAATCTGCCCTCGGACAAACAGCCGAACTATTACAAGCAGATGTTGAGTATTTAGAAAGTATTGCCACAGAACTCAGGGAAAAGTGTTTTTCTGCCCCAACCCCTGACTATATAAGAATCAATCGTCGCATTTTACAAACAGTACCCCTAGCATTACAAAGACGAGTTATGCGGCAAATATTGCTAGAAGTAATCAATATTGCGCCCAATTTTGAGCATATAGAGAAACTCACAGGATTAATTATCGCCCCTAACCGCACACAAACAGACCCCTTTCCTGGAGGAGCGATCGCCCAGGTGATGGGAGACGAGATATTATTTCTTAGAAACTTGTCCCCAAAATAGTAATTTCGCCAGAAAAAAAGGGATGAGGTTCGGTGTTAGGATACATATCCCCTTTTCCTTACCATTTCCCCTTTTCCCTAACTTTTGTCCCAAATCTATCTAAGCAGCCAAGGCAGGTTGAGCAATCAAACCCATGAGAGTTTCCCGCATCTGGGCAATCATTTCCTGTTGGGAATTGCCAGAGTTTTGAACTTGAGTGAGATTTTCGGCAACAACTTGTAATTTATGCCGCATTCCATCCAAAGAATCTTGAATCGGTTGCAATGCTTCCTGATAAAGATTCACCCTTCCCCAGGATTCCGCGATCGCTGTCCGCAAAGACTTGAGATTATCCTCCATTTCCTGCAATTCCTGGCGCTTTGTTTCCTGTTCAGGAGTTTGTTGCGTCAGATGTTCCTGGATTTGGGAGATATTACCTTGGAGTTGGGAAATTTCCCCCATAACAGCTTGTAATTGAACTGACAATTTTTCTTTTTGTCTCTCCAATTCCTGTAAAGCTGGACTCAAATCTATATTTACTCCCTCATCATCAGGTGTTTGTCCCTGTCTGCGCCATAAAACCATCTTATGCTGTTTCAGCAGAGATTTACGCTCAGTGATACTACGACGTTGCCCTACCAAAGTCTCATTCAACATTTGATAAGAGTCTTTCTCATCAGCGATTTCCGTCTCTAATTCACCTCGCTCCCCATCCGATACTTGATTGATTTTTTCTTGCAGTTCATTAATAGTCTGCTGCTTATAAATCAACTCCTGTTCTTGATCATGTACAAAACTAGAGTCAATTCTCAGCTTTTCTTGCAAATCTTGAATGGTAGTCTGCAATTCCTCCAAGGACATGTTTTCCAAAGCTGCTAAGTCAACCCCAGAGACAGAGTTCTCATCATTGGATACCAGCAAAGATTGCATGGTTTGATGCAACTCTTCCTGCTGCTGTAATTGTCCTTTGAGAAGTTCTACCCACTCTTCCTTCATTTTGAGGGTTGCAGTCTGTGTTGTCAGGACTGTTGCTTGCTCCTCTAGGGTTTTTTGTATCTGTTGCCACTCAGCTTGACGCTCAGAGAGAATCTGCGATAAACGGTCAAATTCCGCTTGTTGCTCACCAACAGCCGTCCTTTGTTGTTCTAATTGCTGCCAATGGGGATTCAGGATACCTTGCTGTTGTTCCACCATTTCCAGAGCATATTGTAGGTGCTCACTCACACTGTCTGTGGATGGGCGATCGCTACCCAGACGCTCAATTAAATCAACTAAAATCCTTCCCTGTTCTTCATCTAAAACATTCCCCCCTTGCATCTCTGCTTGACGCTCTTCTAAACGTCGCTGCTCACCCCGCAAATGCTCCCAAGCACCCTCTAATTCTTGGTTTTTGCGTTCGATTTCTGCTTGGAGTTTTTCTGTTTCCTGATGTAGGGCTTCAAACTGCTGTTTTTCTGCCTCTAAGCGGTGAAACTCTTCCTCCATTTGCTGGAGTTCTTCTAAACGCGCTTCCATTTCCATCTCTCGACGGTTAAATTCCTGCGCTTGGAATGTCAGTGACTCCTTCCACTGATCAATCTCATCTTCCTTAACTTTAAATTTTTCCAGTTGTCGGGAGAAATTCTGCAAAATATTGACAAGGGGACGACCTGCCTCTTGTACTCTTTGAACTTGCTTTTGCGGGTTTAACTCAACTAGTACTAAAGCACCATCGTTTAATTTGTTTGCTTCCTCTGCTGAAATTACCTCTTCGGAAACATTACTCCAACTTTGGTCAGTACGTTGACAAGCTAAAAGCTTTAGCTCTGTTTTGCCAGCGCCACCTAATAAACTACCTTTTTGTTTTTGTACTTCTGCTAAATACAGCACACCTTTAATCCTTTGGATGTACTTAATGTCTAAGTTACGGGATATACATTAGATAATTACATTAGCCCGCTTTATATCCTTGAAGACTCATCTCAATAAAACAGGCAAGTATATTTATGAAAGCCTATAAATGGGGAGTCGTAAGTCCCAACACTCATAGAACTGATATCTTACATCACTATATTTTGGACTCCGATGATTTGTACTGACTACCGTGTGATTACTCACTTCCTGGGAGTATATTAAAATTGTTTAAGATTTGACAACTATCAAAAAAATTTAGAATAATCCCATCTCCCATGGGTAACAGAATAGACAGACCTGGTTACAGGTGATAGCAACATTCAGTTCGGCTCTACCATCCTTCCCCTATTCCCCTGTTTCCCTTGATGAATAGAAAAATACAAGGGCAAAATTAACAAAGAGTCTCAACCGAATTACCAGGAGTATTTTTGACTCAATGTGGGGAAACTTAAAGGAAATTGATTTTTGCAGTATTCTGCGGTTGATAGAGATGGGGCAGCGAACAGGCATATTGTGTGTAGAAGCCCACAGTCCACCTCAGAAATTTAACTTAGGGAAAGAGACAAAAAATAGACTAAATAGCTGGTTAGTCTTTTTCGTGAATGGTGAAATTATTTATGCTGGTAAGGATGAGACAAGCTCTGCTTCTCCCTCCCTTTCCCGTCTGAGTGATTACCTGCGTCATTATCGAGTCAAGTTAGCAGTTGAAGACTTGCCAAATATTGAAGCAGATGAACTGAATCCTCCAGAGTATGCCTATATCTGGAAACTATTGGCAGAAAATATACTAGAGCCGAAGCAAGCACGTAGTATTATCCATAACTTGATTCAGGAAACCTTATTTGATTTAAATTTGTTACGTCAAGGTAGTTTTACATATATCAATTCTGTAGCTTTAAACCCCCAAATTGGCACTTGGCAAGTGACACCACTTCTGGAAAATCTCATCCATCAAGCTCAACAGTGGCAGCAATTTTTGCCCCATATTCAATCACCCCAACAATTTCCCATTCTCAAAGATATTCCCAATCTACGTTCCTCTCTACCGATCGCCACAGTCACGAGATTACAACAATGGGCTGACGGGAAAACGAATTTACGTCAATTAGCTCGTTACCTGAATCGGGATGTTGTCACCTTGGCAAAGGCAATTTATCCCTACGTTCAGCAAGGTTGGGTAAATGTTGCTGACTCTCCAGTTGTTCCTGCAAAGAATAGTTCTAGCAATCAGACATTAAACCTAGTCAGTCAGTCACCTGCTATTGTGAAGCCCAACCAGTTACGTATCCTGTGTATTGATAATTCTCTAGAAGTTTGC
The Calothrix sp. 336/3 DNA segment above includes these coding regions:
- the tilS gene encoding tRNA lysidine(34) synthetase TilS, encoding MPWTSLHAKIHRTIRDRHLITQNQRLLVAVSGGQDSLCLIRLLLDLQSKWGWYISIAHCDHCWRADSAANAHHVENLAQSWQVPFHLATATEAINTEAAARNWRYQVLTEIAQASEYQYIVTGHTQSDRAETLLYNLMRGSGADGLQALAWQRPLTANIFLIRPLLAITRRETAQFCQDYQLPIWEDSTNQDTKYARNRIRQELLPYLRENFNPNLESALGQTAELLQADVEYLESIATELREKCFSAPTPDYIRINRRILQTVPLALQRRVMRQILLEVINIAPNFEHIEKLTGLIIAPNRTQTDPFPGGAIAQVMGDEILFLRNLSPK
- the hmpF gene encoding pilus motility taxis protein HmpF — translated: MLYLAEVQKQKGSLLGGAGKTELKLLACQRTDQSWSNVSEEVISAEEANKLNDGALVLVELNPQKQVQRVQEAGRPLVNILQNFSRQLEKFKVKEDEIDQWKESLTFQAQEFNRREMEMEARLEELQQMEEEFHRLEAEKQQFEALHQETEKLQAEIERKNQELEGAWEHLRGEQRRLEERQAEMQGGNVLDEEQGRILVDLIERLGSDRPSTDSVSEHLQYALEMVEQQQGILNPHWQQLEQQRTAVGEQQAEFDRLSQILSERQAEWQQIQKTLEEQATVLTTQTATLKMKEEWVELLKGQLQQQEELHQTMQSLLVSNDENSVSGVDLAALENMSLEELQTTIQDLQEKLRIDSSFVHDQEQELIYKQQTINELQEKINQVSDGERGELETEIADEKDSYQMLNETLVGQRRSITERKSLLKQHKMVLWRRQGQTPDDEGVNIDLSPALQELERQKEKLSVQLQAVMGEISQLQGNISQIQEHLTQQTPEQETKRQELQEMEDNLKSLRTAIAESWGRVNLYQEALQPIQDSLDGMRHKLQVVAENLTQVQNSGNSQQEMIAQMRETLMGLIAQPALAA
- a CDS encoding response regulator — translated: MWGNLKEIDFCSILRLIEMGQRTGILCVEAHSPPQKFNLGKETKNRLNSWLVFFVNGEIIYAGKDETSSASPSLSRLSDYLRHYRVKLAVEDLPNIEADELNPPEYAYIWKLLAENILEPKQARSIIHNLIQETLFDLNLLRQGSFTYINSVALNPQIGTWQVTPLLENLIHQAQQWQQFLPHIQSPQQFPILKDIPNLRSSLPIATVTRLQQWADGKTNLRQLARYLNRDVVTLAKAIYPYVQQGWVNVADSPVVPAKNSSSNQTLNLVSQSPAIVKPNQLRILCIDNSLEVCQQVQAICQEQGYVAIALNNSLEALSLMFQDPPHLLLCNVAMTELDGYQLCGMLRHSQYFATLPIVLLNDNHDFIHRTRATIVGATDYLTTPFTNQEMLNLLQSHLA